The following proteins are encoded in a genomic region of Candidatus Bathyarchaeota archaeon:
- a CDS encoding DMT family transporter has protein sequence MVEKSRRLALLEGIAAGILFGTAAVFIRLLTDINVFSIALWRLIIASAVLTLIILAFKRKLGAKLIRNNFKHFLVLGMLLGTHFILFVSAVKDTTILNATVLVNTTPIFSIIISTFLYRIKPSKLALAGIALLFIGAGIIAYGDASTGETASLIGDLEAMLAAVAEGFYLNYGREKRSRLPLLPTMLFIYLAAAFTVSATTVLTGAIFEFSNSLEMLLILIGLGVLPTAAAHTLYFSSLSNLKSFETASMALLEPLGATLLGVAIFAEIPTPIFVLGAVLLLVGIFSVASGE, from the coding sequence ATGGTTGAAAAAAGCAGACGACTCGCTCTGTTAGAGGGCATTGCAGCAGGCATACTTTTTGGCACTGCAGCCGTATTCATCCGCCTCTTAACCGACATAAACGTTTTTTCGATAGCCCTTTGGCGGCTGATAATAGCCTCAGCAGTACTAACCCTCATAATATTAGCTTTCAAAAGAAAACTCGGTGCCAAATTGATTCGGAATAATTTTAAGCATTTTCTAGTCTTGGGGATGCTGCTGGGCACTCATTTCATTCTCTTTGTCTCCGCAGTGAAAGACACAACCATCTTAAACGCAACAGTACTCGTAAACACGACGCCCATTTTCTCCATAATCATATCCACGTTTCTTTACCGCATAAAACCGTCAAAACTGGCTCTAGCTGGCATAGCATTGTTGTTCATTGGAGCAGGCATCATAGCCTACGGAGACGCCAGCACAGGGGAGACCGCTAGCTTGATAGGAGATCTAGAAGCAATGTTGGCAGCGGTTGCAGAGGGCTTCTACCTTAACTATGGCAGAGAAAAACGCAGCCGACTCCCACTCTTACCAACCATGCTTTTCATATACTTAGCAGCAGCCTTCACAGTCAGCGCAACAACAGTCTTAACCGGAGCAATCTTTGAATTCTCAAACAGCTTAGAAATGCTTCTGATCTTAATAGGGCTCGGTGTCTTACCGACCGCCGCAGCTCACACTCTATATTTCTCTTCACTGTCCAACCTGAAGTCTTTCGAAACCGCCTCTATGGCGCTCCTTGAACCTTTAGGCGCAACTCTTCTAGGCGTTGCTATTTTTGCAGAAATTCCGACGCCGATTTTTGTTCTAGGCGCGGTTCTGTTGCTTGTAGGAATTTTTTCAGTAGCATCAGGTGAATAG
- a CDS encoding SMC family ATPase, whose translation MRIKTVNLENIRSHAKSRIDFEKGFNCLVGGLGTGKSSILYAIDFAFFGDPLTRSYHYLLREGEGAGKVAVDFLLNGKTYRIERGLKRREKGIGQDAEQLNFYEEDNLIASMRNEAVAEQLKTITGLDKEIFREVVWVRQEHLKELLDVAPRERQKRLDQLFGLSDYEMAWNNLRGIQREYEGEKKAHEKDFDVLGIEKLEADYHKAVEEFSELENGILDLNNSLQEAETALQAASTKLQSIEQLRKQTEELLKKEAELQTNIANTEDMCARLVNEIQTKTAAVKEFEQRSKAFEAQLNSQRKQLQEIGIAPDLTVEELKHQLASFDEQMTGIRAEQEAARKETKTSKQRVSNLAAESKCPLCLQPLPEDYKAHMLKHIEKENAEREKRLAELQKNVQELEKLRNVVNKAFLDFQSYTPRIQDIKVRVVEEKEAIEKLEKEFEEQQSQEKTLRAQLDGIRREIAKFDMTELETARKLHETAAEQHLTVKKELEFTKSRKTDASLKIEDFRERLEHAQQKMERVKKIEKLLETIDGIRNAYRSIQPKLRTEFVRILERVVQQVLDSLVGEEDVALIASIDETYTPSIKSQEGYEREVSYLSGGERTLLAFAYRFALGQLIMQARTGHGLQMLLLDEPTESLGREDRSVDRLAEAIARLKAIEQIIAVTHNEAFAEKAEHVIRLEKEADASRVTAEK comes from the coding sequence ATGCGAATTAAGACAGTAAATTTGGAAAACATTCGCTCTCACGCAAAATCTAGAATTGACTTTGAGAAAGGGTTTAATTGCCTCGTTGGGGGTCTAGGAACTGGAAAATCCAGCATACTTTACGCCATCGACTTTGCCTTTTTTGGCGACCCTTTGACTAGAAGTTATCATTATCTTTTACGTGAGGGGGAGGGTGCTGGGAAGGTGGCTGTCGATTTTTTGTTGAATGGAAAGACCTACCGCATTGAGAGGGGATTGAAAAGACGTGAGAAAGGCATCGGTCAAGACGCTGAGCAGTTGAACTTTTACGAAGAAGACAACCTAATCGCCAGCATGAGAAATGAAGCTGTTGCGGAACAATTGAAAACCATAACTGGGCTGGACAAGGAGATTTTCCGTGAAGTTGTGTGGGTTAGGCAGGAACATCTTAAAGAATTGTTAGACGTGGCTCCTCGGGAAAGGCAGAAGCGATTAGACCAGTTGTTTGGATTGAGCGACTACGAGATGGCGTGGAACAACCTGCGAGGGATTCAAAGAGAGTATGAGGGCGAAAAAAAGGCTCACGAGAAGGACTTCGATGTGTTGGGAATAGAGAAGCTTGAAGCAGATTATCATAAGGCTGTTGAAGAATTCTCAGAGCTTGAAAATGGAATCCTCGACTTGAACAACAGCTTGCAAGAAGCAGAGACAGCGTTGCAAGCCGCGTCTACCAAACTTCAAAGCATCGAACAACTAAGAAAACAAACCGAGGAGCTGTTAAAGAAAGAGGCTGAGCTTCAAACAAACATTGCAAACACCGAAGACATGTGCGCAAGGCTTGTAAACGAAATTCAAACAAAAACAGCGGCTGTTAAAGAATTCGAACAGCGTTCAAAAGCATTTGAAGCCCAATTGAACTCGCAAAGAAAACAACTGCAAGAAATCGGCATCGCCCCAGATTTGACAGTTGAAGAATTAAAACACCAACTGGCTTCCTTTGATGAACAGATGACAGGAATAAGAGCCGAACAAGAAGCGGCAAGAAAAGAGACTAAAACTTCCAAACAACGAGTATCCAACCTTGCAGCAGAAAGCAAATGTCCTCTTTGTCTACAACCTCTGCCTGAAGATTACAAGGCGCACATGCTGAAACATATTGAAAAAGAGAACGCTGAAAGAGAAAAAAGACTCGCAGAACTGCAAAAAAACGTCCAAGAACTGGAAAAACTAAGAAACGTCGTAAACAAAGCATTCTTAGACTTTCAATCATACACCCCACGAATACAAGATATAAAAGTGCGGGTTGTTGAAGAGAAAGAAGCTATTGAAAAGCTGGAAAAAGAATTTGAAGAACAACAGTCGCAAGAAAAGACGCTTAGGGCTCAGCTTGATGGGATTCGCAGAGAAATTGCAAAGTTTGATATGACTGAGCTGGAAACTGCTCGGAAGCTTCATGAGACTGCAGCAGAGCAACATCTTACGGTCAAGAAAGAGTTGGAATTCACTAAAAGCCGCAAAACAGATGCATCCCTTAAAATTGAAGACTTCCGTGAACGTCTTGAGCATGCTCAGCAAAAAATGGAAAGAGTGAAAAAAATAGAGAAACTCTTAGAAACCATTGATGGAATACGCAACGCTTACAGAAGCATACAGCCGAAACTGCGCACCGAGTTTGTCAGAATCCTAGAACGAGTGGTTCAACAAGTATTAGACAGTCTTGTAGGCGAAGAAGATGTTGCGTTAATAGCAAGCATTGACGAAACCTACACTCCGTCTATTAAAAGCCAAGAAGGCTATGAACGGGAAGTTTCGTATCTTTCTGGCGGAGAACGCACTCTTCTAGCTTTTGCCTACAGATTCGCTTTAGGTCAGCTTATTATGCAAGCAAGAACTGGACATGGGTTGCAGATGCTTTTGCTGGACGAGCCTACTGAAAGCCTCGGCAGAGAAGACCGCTCAGTTGACCGTTTAGCAGAAGCAATCGCACGACTCAAAGCCATTGAACAAATAATTGCCGTTACTCACAATGAAGCCTTTGCGGAAAAAGCAGAGCATGTGATAAGGCTGGAAAAGGAAGCTGATGCAAGCCGAGTTACTGCTGAAAAATAA
- a CDS encoding DNA repair exonuclease, translating to MADIHLGYTQYNLEVRREDFNRVFEEVVDKTIKLKPDFMIIAGDIFHHARPSNVTLEAAIKNFCRLLDAGIPALVVDGSHDSAPNVITSTILNPLDAAGLVYYLPRHENACWRNEKCYVYGVPNYRTRRKTEGQLPLFYEKNKPSPNPALFNVFVFHMALDLPSVKPPQMEAESPPELLPEGFNYYAGGHIHKLSRRSFKTGVLAYSGSTETVYYDDARFAKSFYYVQVDEKGEAKFQRIKLESPRRFVILEKDYTGMTPAKISETAVRQVKENDEEGVIIVPVLKGVLPAEANRSEIDVAQIRDAAEKALLVRPVIRLSETEVPEEVVRSIFEGELKDLKTKAFEYFLQIFCERYPRDEAEKVARLSVNLIEPLTRKDEDRVKEELEAYLDAN from the coding sequence GTGGCGGACATCCATTTAGGCTATACACAATACAATCTAGAAGTGAGGCGTGAAGACTTCAATAGAGTCTTCGAAGAAGTTGTTGACAAGACGATTAAGTTGAAACCGGACTTCATGATAATCGCTGGGGACATTTTTCATCACGCGAGACCCAGCAACGTTACGTTAGAAGCTGCAATCAAAAACTTTTGCCGACTTCTAGACGCGGGTATTCCAGCTTTGGTTGTCGACGGATCTCATGATTCTGCGCCCAACGTGATAACAAGCACTATTCTTAACCCGTTGGACGCGGCGGGCTTGGTGTATTATTTACCTCGCCATGAAAATGCCTGTTGGCGAAACGAAAAGTGCTACGTCTACGGCGTCCCAAATTACAGAACGAGACGAAAAACCGAAGGGCAACTTCCGCTTTTCTATGAGAAAAACAAGCCGTCGCCTAACCCAGCATTGTTTAACGTATTTGTTTTTCACATGGCGCTAGACTTACCTAGTGTTAAGCCGCCTCAAATGGAGGCTGAATCTCCACCTGAATTGTTACCGGAGGGTTTCAACTATTACGCCGGCGGACATATTCATAAGCTCTCAAGACGCAGCTTTAAGACCGGCGTCTTAGCTTATAGTGGCTCTACAGAGACGGTTTACTATGATGATGCGCGGTTCGCGAAGAGTTTCTATTATGTGCAAGTGGACGAGAAAGGTGAGGCAAAATTTCAGCGCATAAAGCTAGAAAGTCCTCGCCGTTTTGTAATCTTAGAAAAGGATTACACCGGCATGACTCCAGCGAAAATTAGCGAGACTGCCGTCCGCCAAGTTAAAGAAAACGATGAAGAAGGCGTTATCATTGTTCCTGTTTTAAAAGGAGTCCTGCCCGCCGAAGCTAACCGAAGCGAGATAGATGTAGCTCAGATTAGGGATGCTGCGGAAAAAGCTCTTCTTGTCCGTCCAGTTATTCGCTTAAGTGAGACAGAAGTGCCAGAAGAGGTTGTTCGTTCAATTTTTGAGGGTGAGCTTAAGGACTTGAAGACCAAGGCTTTCGAGTATTTTCTTCAGATATTTTGTGAGCGTTATCCAAGAGATGAAGCTGAGAAAGTTGCTCGTCTTTCGGTAAATCTCATTGAGCCACTGACTCGGAAAGATGAAGATAGAGTGAAAGAGGAATTGGAGGCGTATCTGGATGCGAATTAA
- a CDS encoding Lrp/AsnC family transcriptional regulator, with protein sequence MGKLKDIDYKILSELMKNSKTSDRQVAKKIGVSQPTVTRRRARLEKDVIDGYSAIPKWEKLGYKILAFTFVKTRMLLGPEEQHKADHKMALKWMNEHPNVIYAAGCRGLGWNGFMISVHKSYSDFDNFIVRHNGEIGPTLDNIGNILVNLDGSQTLKPLHLKYLAEALSE encoded by the coding sequence ATGGGAAAACTAAAGGATATTGACTACAAGATTCTTTCTGAGTTGATGAAAAACTCCAAGACGAGTGATAGGCAAGTGGCTAAGAAAATTGGGGTATCTCAACCAACTGTCACAAGAAGGAGAGCAAGACTTGAAAAGGATGTAATTGATGGCTATTCTGCTATTCCCAAATGGGAGAAACTTGGGTATAAGATTCTTGCATTTACATTCGTCAAAACCAGAATGCTTCTTGGACCAGAAGAGCAGCATAAGGCAGATCATAAGATGGCATTAAAATGGATGAATGAACATCCTAACGTTATATATGCTGCTGGATGTAGGGGACTAGGGTGGAATGGTTTCATGATTTCGGTTCACAAGAGCTACTCAGACTTTGACAACTTCATTGTCAGACATAATGGTGAAATTGGACCAACATTAGATAATATTGGAAACATTCTTGTGAATCTTGACGGAAGTCAAACTCTGAAGCCTTTGCATTTGAAATACCTAGCAGAAGCATTATCTGAATAA